A genomic region of Arachis hypogaea cultivar Tifrunner chromosome 5, arahy.Tifrunner.gnm2.J5K5, whole genome shotgun sequence contains the following coding sequences:
- the LOC112801133 gene encoding E3 ubiquitin-protein ligase BOI isoform X1 — translation MLGGNNGNPLPVFLDETQFRYQTNPANQLQLFGNLQAGCSVDPVNYFGNEHISPMIQPNKRSREMEDISKQKRLQISLNYNVCQDDADRSASIPNPNPVSTGLRLSYDDDERNSSVTSASGSMNAAPSILLSLGDNIRSELDRQQEELDQYIKLQKEQLSKGVRDMKQKHMASLLTSIEKGVTKKLKEKDIEIDNMNRKNRELADRIKQVAMEAQNWHYRAKYNESIVNVLKNNLQQAISQGVEQGKEGFGDSEIDDTASYIDPNNLFSVAGAQHMKSTYKNYQGMENLSCRACKAKEVCMLLMPCRHLCLCKDCDGFINVCPVCQLIKTGSVEVYLS, via the exons ATGTTGGGGGGCAACAATGGTAACCCGCTTCCTGTTTTCCTGGACGAGACTCAATTTCGATATCAAACAAATCCAGCAAATCAATTGCAGTTGTTTGGAAACT TACAAGCTGGATGCAGTGTTGATCCAGTTAATTACTTTGGAAATGAGCATATCAGTCCCATGATTCAGCCAAACAAAAGAAGCAGGGAAATGGAAGATATCTCGAAGCAGAAAAGGCTTCAGATTTCCTTAAATTACAATGTCTGCCAAGATGATGCTGATCGATCAGCAAGCATTCCGAATCCTAATCCTGTGTCAACAGGATTAAGGCTTTCATATGATGACGATGAGCGCAACTCATCTGTCACTTCCGCAAGTGGAAGCATGAATGCTGCACCCTCTATCTTGCTGTCACTCGGTGATAATATCAGAAGCGAGCTTGATAGGCAGCAAGAAGAGTTAGACCAATATATTAAACTTCAG AAGGAACAATTGTCAAAAGGAGTGAGGGACATGAAGCAAAAACACATGGCTTCTCTCCTTACTTCGATTGAAAAAGGCGTTACTAAGAAGCTAAAGGAGAAAGATATAGAGATTGATAACATGAACAGAAAAAATAGGGAGCTAGCAGATAGAATAAAGCAGGTGGCTATGGAAGCACAAAACTGGCACTACAGAGCCAAGTACAACGAGTCAATCGTCAATGTGTTAAAAAACAATCTCCAGCAGGCAATATCTCAAGGAGTTGAACAAGGGAAGGAAGGATTCGGAGACAGCGAAATTGACGACACTGCTTCCTACATAGATCCTAATAACCTCTTCAGCGTTGCAGGCGCACAGCATATGAAATCCACGTACAAGAATTACCAAGGCATGGAGAACCTGAGTTGCCGAGCGTGCAAGGCGAAGGAGGTTTGCATGTTGTTGATGCCTTGTAGGCACCTGTGCTTGTGTAAGGACTGTGATGGATTTATCAATGTTTGTCCTGTTTGCCAATTGATTAAGACTGGAAGTGTGGAGGTATATCTCTCATAA
- the LOC112801133 gene encoding probable BOI-related E3 ubiquitin-protein ligase 3 isoform X2: protein MIQPNKRSREMEDISKQKRLQISLNYNVCQDDADRSASIPNPNPVSTGLRLSYDDDERNSSVTSASGSMNAAPSILLSLGDNIRSELDRQQEELDQYIKLQKEQLSKGVRDMKQKHMASLLTSIEKGVTKKLKEKDIEIDNMNRKNRELADRIKQVAMEAQNWHYRAKYNESIVNVLKNNLQQAISQGVEQGKEGFGDSEIDDTASYIDPNNLFSVAGAQHMKSTYKNYQGMENLSCRACKAKEVCMLLMPCRHLCLCKDCDGFINVCPVCQLIKTGSVEVYLS from the exons ATGATTCAGCCAAACAAAAGAAGCAGGGAAATGGAAGATATCTCGAAGCAGAAAAGGCTTCAGATTTCCTTAAATTACAATGTCTGCCAAGATGATGCTGATCGATCAGCAAGCATTCCGAATCCTAATCCTGTGTCAACAGGATTAAGGCTTTCATATGATGACGATGAGCGCAACTCATCTGTCACTTCCGCAAGTGGAAGCATGAATGCTGCACCCTCTATCTTGCTGTCACTCGGTGATAATATCAGAAGCGAGCTTGATAGGCAGCAAGAAGAGTTAGACCAATATATTAAACTTCAG AAGGAACAATTGTCAAAAGGAGTGAGGGACATGAAGCAAAAACACATGGCTTCTCTCCTTACTTCGATTGAAAAAGGCGTTACTAAGAAGCTAAAGGAGAAAGATATAGAGATTGATAACATGAACAGAAAAAATAGGGAGCTAGCAGATAGAATAAAGCAGGTGGCTATGGAAGCACAAAACTGGCACTACAGAGCCAAGTACAACGAGTCAATCGTCAATGTGTTAAAAAACAATCTCCAGCAGGCAATATCTCAAGGAGTTGAACAAGGGAAGGAAGGATTCGGAGACAGCGAAATTGACGACACTGCTTCCTACATAGATCCTAATAACCTCTTCAGCGTTGCAGGCGCACAGCATATGAAATCCACGTACAAGAATTACCAAGGCATGGAGAACCTGAGTTGCCGAGCGTGCAAGGCGAAGGAGGTTTGCATGTTGTTGATGCCTTGTAGGCACCTGTGCTTGTGTAAGGACTGTGATGGATTTATCAATGTTTGTCCTGTTTGCCAATTGATTAAGACTGGAAGTGTGGAGGTATATCTCTCATAA
- the LOC112801132 gene encoding DNA (cytosine-5)-methyltransferase DRM2, whose product MHSQGSSSRNQYDWDSDDELEVFGMPQESNVHGVEESGSTCSSAKNSKLIHHFVGMGFSVEEVIKAIEEDGEDNEENILETLLTLAATIDDPMREAFTEPCDFAKKSVTTIDISDDDDDYGITDSEIEEDAFTSEKDETLSILVNMGYPFKEALIAIDKCGPGADLSDLADFICAAQLEKEIESHLQDRPNRIHDTSLHVHKRSRDHYYNGKKKSRMCRTSQKKPLEIDMEEIELSIPTNGFSIAKGLYPRVVRKIPDKLAGPPYFYYENVAIAPVGVWNKISNFLYGIQPEFVDSKLFCASTRKRGYIHNLPTENRFPLLPIQPLTVQEALPNTRQWWPKWDRRTQLNCLLTSIGAATVTEKIRRDLEECGAETPPPNVQDTVLKLCKKWNLVWVGKNKVATLEPDEYEMLLGFPKDHTRGGGISRTDRYKALGNAFQVDTVAYHLSVLKDQYPNGVNVLSLFSGIGGAEIALHRLGIKLKNVVSAEISEVNRNILRCWWEQTEQRGNLFEVEDVQRVTSEHISHWINRFGGFDLVIGGSPCNNLSGSNRVSRDGLEGEHSSLFYEYYRIVNEVMQAQR is encoded by the exons ATG cATTCACAAGGTTCAAGCTCAAGGAATCAATATGATTGGGACAGTGATGACGAGCTTGAGGTATTTGGCATGCCTCAAGAGAGCAATGTACACGGTGTGGAG GAGAGTGGTTCAACTTGTTCAAGTGCCAAGAACAGCAAGCTGATTCATCACTTTGTGGGAATGGGGTTTTCCGTAGAGGAAGTGATCAAAGCTATTGAGGAAGATG GAGAAGACAATGAGGAAAACATTCTGGAGACTCTACTAACACTTGCAGCT ACCATCGACGATCCTATGCGAGAAGCTTTCACAGAACCATGTGATTTTGCTAAGAAAAGTGTTACAACAATTGACatatctgatgatgatgatgattatggtaTTACTGATTCTGAAATTGAG GAAGATGCCTTTACATCAGAGAAGGATGAGACCTTGTCAATACTTGTGAATATGGGATACCCTTTCAAGGAAGCTTTGATAGCTATAGACAAATGCG GTCCTGGAGCAGATCTCAGTGACCTTGCAGATTTTATTTGTGCTGCTCAATTAGAAAAGGAAATTGAGTCTCATCTTCAAGATCGACCTAACAGGATACATGATACCTCTCTTCATGTGCATAAAAGG TCAAGAGATCACTACTATAATGGGAAAAAGAAAAGCAGAATGTGCAGGACAAGCCAAAAGAAGCCTTTAGAAATTGACATGGAGGAGATAGAACTATCTATCCCAACAAATGGATTTAGCATAGCAAAAGGACTCTATCCCAGGGTTGTAAGAAAGATCCCAGATAAACTAGCAGGTCCACCATACTTTTATTATGAAAACGTCGCTATTGCTCCTGTAGGAGTTTGGAATAAAATCTCAAATTTTCTATATGGGATTCAGCCAGAGTTTGTTGATTCAAAATTATTTTGTGCTTCAACAAGAAAAAGAGGGTATATCCATAATCTCCCCACTGAAAACCGTTTCCCATTGCTTCCTATCCAACCCCTTACTGTCCAAGAGGCTTTGCCTAACACCAGACAGTGGTGGCCTAAATGGGATCGAAGAACACAGCTCAATTGCCTTCTAACAAGCATTGGAGCTGCCACAGTGACAGAGAAAATAAGAAGAGACCTTGAAGAGTGTGGTGCTGAAACTCCTCCTCCAAATGTCCAAGACACTGTGCTTAAACTGTGTAAAAAGTGGAACTTGGTTTGGGTTGGGAAAAACAAGGTGGCAACCCTTGAACCTGATGAATATGAGATGCTTCTGGGATTCCCAAAGGATCACACTAGAGGTGGAGGAATCAGCAGAACAGATAGATACAAAGCACTTGGGAATGCCTTTCAG GTTGACACAGTTGCCTATCATCTTTCAGTATTGAAGGATCAATATCCAAATGGCGTTAATGTTCTGTCCCTCTTCTCTGGCATTGGAGGTGCTGAAATTGCTCTTCATAGGTTAGGAATAAAGCTCAAGAATGTAGTGTCCGCGGAAATATCTGAAGTCAACAGAAACATCCTTCGCTGTTGGTGGGAACAGACAGAACAAAGGGGTAACCTATTTGAGGTTGAAGATGTACAAAGGGTGACTTCAGAGCATATAAGCCATTGGATAAACCGTTTTGGTGGATTTGACCTTGTCATTGGTGGGAGCCCATGTAATAACCTTTCTGGTAGTAACAGAGTCAGTAGAGATGGCTTGGAAGGGGAGCATTCCTCACTCTTTTATGAATATTATAGGATTGTTAATGAAGTAATGCAAGCACAACGATAA